The genomic segment GAAACAGTATGCATTGAAGTTAGCGATTCGAGGTTATGGAGCTAGTGCTTAAAATTTTGTTGAGGATATCCATGGTCTTTGCGCGCAGTTCATCCAGCGAGCCAGTGTTTTCAATGACATAATCAGCGCGAGCACGGAGTTCGTCATCGGAGAGCTGGCGAGCCATGCGGGCTTCAATGTCTTGGCGTGTCATACCGCGCGCTTCCAAGCGACGAATGCGCTCTGTGCGTGGCGCAAGAACCACAATCGTCTCATCAACTTGCTTGTCGCCACCTGACTCGAACAAAATTGCAGCTTCTTTCACCAGTGCCTTTGCACCGTTTGCTTCGGCGGTTTTCCGAGCACGTTCAAACTCGAGGAACACTTTCGGATGAATCAGCTGGCTAAGTGCCTCTAACTTCTGCGCATCACAAAAAGCAATCTCTGCCATTTTTTTGCGATTTGGAACGCCACCCTCATAGATGTCAGCACCAAACAGTTGCTTGATACCTGCGATCACTTCGGAGTCGGTTTCTTGCAACTGCTTGGCGACAAGGTCGGCGTTAAAAATCTCGCAGCCCAGCGTGCGCAAAATATCACAGACCGTGCTTTTGCCGCTACCAATTCCACCCGTTACGCCAATCACTTTCATCTCTACTGCATCATTTGTTTTTGCAGTTGCTGACGGTAAAGTGAGTCTTGCTTTTCTTGGATGACAAGGTTTCGCCGTTCTTCCAAGATTTGCACAGTGCGCAATTGCACCTCTTGCCAGCGCTTAGGGTTAGTGCGATACAGCTCAAAGCGCTCACTAAACTCTCTGGGCGAATAACGATGCGCCGCAAAAATAGC from the Chloroherpetonaceae bacterium genome contains:
- the coaE gene encoding dephospho-CoA kinase (Dephospho-CoA kinase (CoaE) performs the final step in coenzyme A biosynthesis.), producing MKVIGVTGGIGSGKSTVCDILRTLGCEIFNADLVAKQLQETDSEVIAGIKQLFGADIYEGGVPNRKKMAEIAFCDAQKLEALSQLIHPKVFLEFERARKTAEANGAKALVKEAAILFESGGDKQVDETIVVLAPRTERIRRLEARGMTRQDIEARMARQLSDDELRARADYVIENTGSLDELRAKTMDILNKILSTSSITSNR